One Pseudomonas brassicacearum genomic region harbors:
- the flgE gene encoding flagellar hook protein FlgE, which translates to MSFNIGLSGLYAANKQLDVTGNNIANVATTGFKSSRAEFEDVYSATKLGSGSKTVGNGVRLANVSQQFSQGDVNNTGNVLDMGIQGSGFFVLSNDGSLSYTRAGTFKTDKEGYVTNSDGTARLQGYGVDANGKIQNGILTDLRIDTSNLPPSATSLISSTINLNSTATAITAAFNPSDTATFTKQFTTPVYDTQGNQHSMDQYMVKTAGNTWNVYTLIDGRNLNGSLPTTTGATAPVPSTMNFDSSGKLASVTTPPASTSSDLVLTGWVPGTVTNGVWAANGAASAPTITISMGNTTQFNADTARSIPAQNGYATGQITNLTIDGSGVLLANFSNNQTKPIGQLALASFTNEQGLQPIGGTSWKETFASGIPGYDAPETGTLGSIVSNSLEESNVNLTNELVELIKAQSNYQANAKTISTQSTIMQTIIQMA; encoded by the coding sequence ATGTCTTTCAATATCGGCCTTAGCGGTCTCTATGCAGCCAACAAACAGCTGGACGTGACCGGCAACAACATCGCCAACGTGGCGACCACCGGATTCAAATCGTCCCGCGCGGAATTCGAAGACGTCTACTCGGCCACCAAGCTGGGCTCGGGCAGCAAGACCGTCGGTAACGGCGTGCGCCTGGCCAACGTTTCCCAGCAGTTCAGCCAGGGTGACGTCAACAACACCGGCAACGTGCTGGACATGGGTATCCAGGGTTCCGGCTTCTTTGTGCTGAGCAACGACGGTTCCTTGAGCTACACCCGTGCCGGTACCTTCAAGACTGACAAGGAAGGCTACGTCACCAACAGTGACGGCACTGCCCGCCTGCAAGGCTATGGCGTGGATGCCAACGGCAAGATCCAGAACGGGATCCTGACCGACCTGCGCATCGACACCTCCAACCTGCCGCCGAGTGCGACCAGCCTGATTTCATCGACGATCAACCTGAACTCGACGGCGACGGCGATCACAGCGGCATTCAATCCGAGTGATACGGCCACCTTCACCAAGCAGTTCACTACCCCGGTCTACGACACCCAGGGCAACCAGCATTCCATGGACCAGTACATGGTCAAGACGGCCGGTAATACCTGGAATGTCTATACGCTGATTGATGGTCGTAACCTGAACGGCAGCTTGCCGACTACGACGGGCGCGACTGCGCCGGTCCCTTCGACCATGAACTTCGATTCGAGCGGGAAGTTGGCCTCGGTCACCACTCCTCCGGCGTCCACCAGCAGCGATTTGGTACTGACTGGCTGGGTGCCAGGCACTGTAACCAACGGCGTATGGGCCGCCAACGGTGCCGCGAGTGCGCCAACCATCACGATCTCCATGGGCAATACCACCCAGTTCAACGCCGACACCGCGCGGTCGATTCCAGCACAGAACGGTTACGCCACCGGCCAGATCACCAACCTGACCATCGATGGCAGCGGTGTCTTGCTGGCCAACTTCAGCAACAACCAGACCAAGCCGATCGGCCAGCTCGCGCTCGCCAGTTTCACCAACGAGCAAGGCTTGCAGCCGATAGGCGGCACCAGCTGGAAGGAAACCTTCGCCTCGGGCATCCCGGGCTACGATGCCCCGGAAACCGGCACCCTGGGTTCGATCGTCTCCAACTCCCTGGAAGAGTCCAACGTCAACCTGACCAACGAACTGGTCGAGCTGATCAAGGCCCAGAGCAACTACCAGGCGAACGCCAAGACCATCTCCACCCAGAGCACCATCATGCAGACCATCATTCAGATGGCTTGA
- the flgD gene encoding flagellar hook assembly protein FlgD: protein MSVTNTTSGLSLNEILANSSVKTNNTSDTLGAVTGAATGKKELGKDAFLQLLVTQLKNQNPLEPQDNGEFVAQLAQFSSLEGITTLNETVSGIAGNYNSSQALQASSLVGRSVIAPGDKAVVDTSKSLNGTVVVPTSVSSVAVKIVDKDGKTVRTIDLGSQNAGNSAFIWDGKNDAGATVESGTYTFAASTTIDGKATSLITNLPATVSSVTISQTGGELMLNLAGLGSIALSKVQTIGM from the coding sequence ATGAGCGTTACTAACACCACCAGTGGTTTGAGCCTCAACGAGATTCTGGCTAACTCCTCGGTCAAGACCAACAACACCTCCGATACCCTCGGGGCGGTGACGGGGGCGGCGACGGGAAAAAAGGAGCTTGGCAAGGATGCGTTCCTGCAATTGCTCGTTACCCAACTGAAAAACCAGAACCCGCTGGAGCCCCAGGATAACGGCGAGTTCGTTGCCCAGCTGGCGCAGTTCAGCAGCCTGGAAGGCATCACCACCCTCAACGAGACCGTCAGCGGTATCGCCGGCAACTACAACTCGTCCCAGGCCTTGCAGGCCTCGTCACTGGTAGGTCGCTCGGTCATCGCTCCAGGCGACAAGGCCGTGGTCGATACCTCCAAGAGCCTCAACGGCACGGTGGTGGTACCGACCTCGGTGTCCTCCGTCGCGGTCAAGATCGTGGACAAGGATGGCAAGACCGTCCGCACCATCGACCTGGGCAGCCAGAACGCCGGCAATTCCGCTTTCATCTGGGACGGCAAGAACGACGCGGGCGCGACGGTCGAATCGGGCACTTACACTTTCGCCGCCTCGACCACCATCGACGGCAAGGCGACATCGCTGATCACCAACCTGCCGGCCACCGTCAGCAGTGTGACGATCAGCCAGACAGGGGGCGAGCTGATGCTCAACCTCGCCGGGCTGGGCAGCATTGCCCTGTCCAAAGTACAAACTATTGGTATGTAG
- the flgC gene encoding flagellar basal body rod protein FlgC: MSIASVFNIAGSAMSAQTTRLNTVASNIANAETVSSSIDQTYRARHPVFATMYQGGQSGGSDSLFQNQDAAGQGVQVLGVVEDQSNLEARYEPNHPAADAKGYVYYPNVNVVEEMADMISASRSFQTNAEMMNTAKTMMQKVLTLGQ; encoded by the coding sequence ATGTCGATCGCGAGCGTATTCAACATTGCCGGCAGTGCCATGAGTGCCCAGACCACTCGCCTGAACACCGTCGCCAGTAACATCGCCAACGCCGAGACCGTTTCGTCGAGCATCGACCAGACCTACCGTGCCCGTCACCCGGTATTCGCCACCATGTACCAGGGCGGCCAATCCGGCGGCAGCGACTCGCTGTTCCAGAACCAGGACGCCGCCGGGCAGGGTGTGCAGGTGCTCGGCGTGGTCGAAGACCAGAGCAACCTCGAGGCACGTTACGAGCCGAACCATCCGGCCGCTGACGCCAAGGGCTACGTCTACTACCCGAACGTCAACGTCGTCGAAGAAATGGCCGACATGATTTCCGCCAGTCGTTCGTTCCAGACCAACGCCGAAATGATGAACACCGCCAAAACCATGATGCAGAAGGTCCTGACCCTGGGTCAGTGA
- the flgB gene encoding flagellar basal body rod protein FlgB: MSISFDKALGIHEQALSFRAQRAEVLANNIANADTPNYKARDLDFSKVLAEQNEKTKNGHFALNMTNSRHIEAEGLGNGDESLMYRTPMQPSIDQNTVDAQLEQSNYAENSVNFQASFTLLNSKFKGLVSALRGE; encoded by the coding sequence ATGAGCATCAGCTTCGATAAAGCGCTCGGTATCCACGAACAGGCCCTGAGCTTCCGCGCCCAGCGTGCCGAAGTCCTGGCCAACAACATCGCCAACGCCGATACCCCGAACTACAAGGCTCGGGACCTGGACTTCTCCAAAGTGCTCGCCGAGCAGAACGAGAAGACCAAGAACGGCCACTTCGCCTTGAACATGACCAACAGCCGTCATATCGAAGCCGAAGGACTGGGCAATGGCGACGAATCGCTGATGTATCGCACGCCGATGCAACCTTCGATTGACCAGAACACCGTGGACGCCCAACTGGAACAGTCCAACTACGCGGAAAACTCCGTGAACTTCCAGGCCAGCTTCACCCTGCTCAACAGTAAGTTCAAAGGGCTGGTATCGGCCCTGCGCGGAGAGTAA